A single region of the Streptomyces sp. NBC_00425 genome encodes:
- the thrC gene encoding threonine synthase: protein MTHQWRGIIEEYRDRLPVSDSTPVVTLREGGTPLVPAQVLSERTGCEVHLKVEGANPTGSFKDRGMTMAITRAKEEGAQAVICASTGNTSASAAAYAVRAGMVSAVLVPRGKIALGKMGQALVHGAKILQVDGNFDDCLTLARALSDNYPVALVNSVNPVRIEGQKTAAFEIVDMLGDAPDIHVLPVGNAGNITAYWKGYQEYAADKIAAKTPRMWGFQASGSAPIVRGEIVKDPSTIATAIRIGNPASWKFALAAEEESGGRIDEVTDREILRAYRLLAAQEGVFVEPASAASVAGLLKAAEQGLVDPGQRIVCTVTGNGLKDPDWAVAGAPQPVTVPVDAVTAAERLGLA from the coding sequence ATGACCCACCAGTGGCGCGGAATCATCGAGGAGTACCGGGACCGGCTGCCGGTATCCGACAGCACGCCGGTCGTGACGCTCCGTGAGGGCGGCACGCCGCTCGTGCCCGCGCAGGTGCTCTCCGAGCGCACGGGCTGCGAGGTCCACCTCAAGGTGGAGGGCGCCAACCCGACCGGGTCCTTCAAGGACCGCGGTATGACGATGGCGATCACGCGGGCCAAGGAGGAGGGCGCGCAGGCGGTCATCTGCGCCTCGACGGGCAACACCTCCGCCTCCGCGGCCGCCTACGCCGTCCGTGCGGGCATGGTCTCGGCCGTGCTCGTGCCGCGCGGCAAGATCGCGCTCGGCAAGATGGGCCAGGCCCTCGTCCACGGCGCGAAGATCCTCCAGGTCGACGGCAACTTCGACGACTGCCTCACCCTCGCCCGCGCGCTGAGCGACAACTACCCGGTGGCGCTGGTCAATTCGGTCAACCCGGTGCGCATCGAGGGACAGAAGACGGCCGCCTTCGAGATCGTCGACATGCTCGGCGACGCCCCCGACATCCACGTCCTGCCGGTCGGCAACGCGGGCAACATCACCGCGTACTGGAAGGGGTACCAGGAGTACGCCGCCGACAAGATCGCCGCCAAGACCCCCCGGATGTGGGGGTTCCAGGCGTCCGGCAGCGCTCCGATCGTGCGCGGCGAGATCGTCAAGGACCCGTCGACCATCGCCACCGCGATCCGTATCGGCAACCCCGCCTCCTGGAAGTTCGCGCTGGCGGCCGAGGAGGAGTCGGGCGGCCGCATCGACGAGGTGACGGACCGTGAGATCCTGCGCGCCTACCGGCTGTTGGCGGCTCAGGAGGGCGTCTTCGTGGAGCCCGCGTCCGCCGCGTCGGTGGCCGGTCTGCTGAAGGCCGCCGAGCAGGGTCTCGTCGACCCCGGTCAGCGCATCGTCTGCACCGTCACCGGCAACGGCCTCAAGGACCCAGACTGGGCCGTCGCCGGCGCCCCGCAGCCCGTCACCGTCCCGGTCGACGCGGTCACGGCGGCCGAGCGCCTCGGACTCGCGTAG
- a CDS encoding homoserine dehydrogenase, whose translation MRTRPLKVALLGCGVVGSEVARIMTTHADDLAARIGAPVELAGVAVRRPSRVREGIDPALVTTDATALVKRGDIDVVVEVIGGIEPARTLITAAFEHGASVVSANKALLAQDGAALHAAADEHGKDLYYEAAVAGAIPLIRPLRESLAGDKVNRVLGIVNGTTNFILDKMDSTGAGYQEALDEATALGYAEADPTADVEAFDAAAKAAILAGIAFHTRVRLDDVYREGMTEVTSADFASARQMGCTIKLLAICERAADGGSVTARVHPAMIPLSHPLASVRGAYNAVFVESDAAGQLMFYGPGAGGAPTASAVLGDLVAVCRNRLSGATGPGESAYAALPVSPMGDVVTRYHISLDVADKPGVLAQVATVFAEHGVSIDTVRQQGRLDGSGEASLVVVTHRASDASLTGTVEALRKLDTVRGVASIMRVEGE comes from the coding sequence ATGCGTACGCGTCCGCTGAAGGTGGCGCTGCTGGGCTGTGGAGTGGTCGGCTCAGAGGTGGCGCGCATCATGACGACGCACGCCGACGACCTCGCCGCGCGGATCGGCGCTCCCGTGGAGCTCGCCGGTGTCGCCGTGCGGCGGCCGTCCCGGGTCCGGGAAGGCATCGACCCCGCCCTCGTCACCACCGACGCCACCGCCCTCGTCAAACGCGGGGACATCGACGTCGTCGTCGAGGTCATCGGCGGCATCGAGCCCGCGCGCACGCTCATCACCGCCGCCTTCGAGCACGGCGCCTCCGTCGTCTCCGCCAACAAGGCGCTGCTCGCCCAGGACGGCGCCGCGCTGCACGCCGCCGCCGACGAGCACGGCAAGGACCTGTACTACGAGGCCGCCGTCGCCGGCGCCATCCCGCTGATCCGGCCGCTGCGCGAGTCCCTCGCCGGCGACAAGGTGAACCGGGTGCTCGGCATCGTCAACGGCACCACCAACTTCATCCTCGACAAGATGGACTCCACCGGCGCCGGCTACCAGGAGGCCCTCGACGAGGCCACCGCCCTGGGGTACGCCGAGGCCGACCCGACCGCCGACGTCGAGGCCTTCGACGCGGCCGCCAAGGCCGCCATCCTCGCCGGGATCGCCTTCCACACGCGCGTGCGCCTCGACGACGTCTACCGCGAGGGCATGACCGAGGTGACGTCGGCCGACTTCGCCTCCGCCCGGCAGATGGGCTGCACCATCAAGCTGCTCGCCATCTGCGAGCGGGCGGCCGACGGGGGGTCCGTGACCGCGCGGGTGCACCCCGCCATGATTCCGCTGAGCCATCCGCTCGCCTCGGTGCGCGGCGCCTACAACGCCGTGTTCGTCGAGTCGGACGCGGCCGGCCAGCTCATGTTCTACGGCCCCGGCGCCGGCGGTGCACCCACCGCCTCCGCCGTGCTCGGCGACCTCGTCGCCGTCTGCCGCAACCGGCTCAGCGGGGCGACGGGGCCCGGCGAGTCGGCGTATGCCGCCCTGCCGGTGTCGCCGATGGGCGATGTCGTCACCCGGTATCACATCAGTCTCGACGTCGCGGACAAGCCTGGCGTTCTCGCCCAGGTCGCCACCGTCTTCGCCGAGCACGGAGTCTCCATCGACACCGTGCGGCAGCAGGGCCGACTGGACGGAAGCGGCGAGGCCTCCCTCGTCGTCGTCACCCATCGCGCGTCCGACGCCTCCCTCACCGGGACCGTCGAGGCGCTGCGCAAGCTCGACACCGTGCGGGGTGTCGCCAGCATCATGCGGGTTGAAGGAGAGTAA